The Triticum aestivum cultivar Chinese Spring chromosome 5A, IWGSC CS RefSeq v2.1, whole genome shotgun sequence genomic sequence GAGAAAATTTGACAAGCTATGGCTACAACATTGCTTGCTACTGTAATTTATTCTTGAATCATCTGTAAAGCTGGCTCACTCTTTGTAACTCATATTCAGTGGCAGGAAACCAGCTTTACAACAACGAATGGTTATTTGTAAAGCTGGTTCACTGTTGTAACCGAACCAAAGATCTCAAGGACACAATTTCCTTAGCAAGAACAGCAAATCTTTTTCATATGGGAATGTCACAAACCTTTTCATACTACATAAAATTCAGACAACCATGGGATCAACCCATCCGGAATGCACAGAAACTATTCCAGATTGCTGCAGTTTGAATCTGAGGCTAGTTTGATTAGGATGGTACAGAGCATCAAATGAACCAAAGCACAAACTCAACTCCAACAGACTTCATCACACCCAGTTGAGGCCACAATGAGGCGACGGCGTCATGAAAAGCTCTGGCCACTGTAGGTGCTACCCATTTCCACAACACTTGACAACGCAGTTGTGCGCCAGATGTTTTAGTGTAGTATGCAACTTCATTTTTCCTTCCAACATTTTAAGCAGTGATGCCTTAAACGACCATGTAGTGCCATACCGAGTTAGCTAATCAGGAACATGCTGGCCAAGAAAAGCATACAAGCCATAATAGGCTTACAGAACATCACTTAGGCAGGCTGACATAAGTTGAGTCCACTAAATCTGGTAATTGCTACCCAATCAGGCAATGGCTACCGCTAATGCATTAACTAAGAGCGCAACATTTCGTGCCTGTGGCTCCACTGCAATAGCAAAATAACATATCAAGCCACCAAGCAAAATCCTGGAACTAGGTAGCTAGTGGAGTCAGCCAGCACGGTAGAAGACGGTCTCTTTGACAACCCACCTGATTCGGCAAATGTGGCAACTGAGGATCATGTCGAGGCACCACCATGGCTGCTGTCTGTTGACTCTGCGTGCGAACAAGGTGAATCAACACCAGTTTCAGTCAGCTCCTCGGTATGGAAACGTAGTGCCGTTGTATGTATAGAGATTGTTGTCCATAGCAACTAAAATCATAAAGTAGTGACAGCATGGAGAAAACAACAACCAAGAACTTGTTCAACAAAATATAACTATAACTTCTTATTTTTTTACTAATCACATAAATATCTGAAGCAGTTTAAAATAACTTAAAACAATGAAGAGCTGTCAATCTCTTTTCATATGCCTGTTTGAGAATACTTCTAAATTTTCTCTCTAGGCCTACATAGAAATCTAATACTAAGACACATAACTTCAGCCAATCCAGAAAATTCTTTATTGGCTACTGAATCCTAGTGGTCCAAAACCAGAGTGCGACGAATAAAGAATATTGCCAAtaacaaaaagatgcatgcatagACTAGAAAGTTACAATACTTCTTATCTCCAATTTCATCATTCAGCACCTGTCATTTTGCATGAAATAAACTGTATGGACACAAATTCAGAAGCAATATTCTCTTAAAGAAAAAACATCACTAACATAGCATGTTCAGACATTTATTGGGGTCAAAACCAAAATTTTCAGTGGCCTAGACAAACAACAAATCATCTGATAGCATGGATGAATATAGATTTAAGGGTCTACTCCTCCAAGGCAAACACATTGCCAAAACATAGGACCATCACAATGGACATTTCTGCAGCAAACAAAAAGATTAAAGAGCAAGAGCAAGCTAAAACTAAGCTGGCCTGAAATGAACAATCAGCATGTCAACGACACTTTGGAAGCATCGTATGAACTCGCACAACATGAAAGGCGCTAACAAAATAAAACAGGTAAATAAGAGTTTCAGAGCAGAATATATACACCAAGCATGACTTTAGAAGAATGCTAATCTTGCATTCCAAATCTACTTACCAGGACTAAGATCCACAATCACATTGCATTCCACAAAAGGATACATCTTGAAGACGTCATGTATTTTCTTGCAGCAATCGTCGTTACTTGCTGTGACCTCATCTGACAGCCTCACAGACATTGTTTTCAGCATTGGTGCGCATCTAAATACCAGTTTCAAGAAATCAAACTCATGACCTTCTCCTTGGAAGCCTTTGATTTCCACTTTTTCAAGATTGGTCAAGGAGATAGTTTGGCTTCTCCAGTTACTGGGCTCCTCACAAGGGCAATTTTGTGGGCATGCTTCATCATCCTAAAAATAATAACATGAAAATTACTAGTACAATGTATACATATTATAGATAGATGCTTGACGGTTGGAAACTTTTTATTGAGAGAGCAAGTACTATATACTGCTCCGTCTGTAAACTAATACAGCATAAGATTGTTTAAATCACTAAATGATCtttattagtttacagagggaataCACCATAAATATACAAGCACATGGATGAATTTCCTACCTCTGAACTCAGCAGGATGACTTTAAGGCTTTGTATAGCAGTGGAAATCTGATCCATTTCAAGGATGTGCAATGCAAATGCTCCAAAAACATGCCCCCACGTTTCGACACGTAGCTCCAAAACAGAGAAATGGGTAACCATATGTTTCTCTATCTCCGTCCTAAGGCTGACTTCCTCTGGAAACTCATATGAATCCTACAAAACCAATTCGGCGGGACATCATAAATAAATAATTTTTCAGTTTAGTTGGCGAATCGACGAATCGAGTGGCATACATCTGCAGCCACGAAGAGCGACAGGACATTGACGTGAGGAGGAAGCTGCCCGCCATGTCCATTGTTCTCCTCCGTCTGTAACCTCACCTCTGAGAGGCCCCAAAGACCAAACCGGGCAGACACTGTGGAATAGGTGCAGCGCCATGAGACCGTCTCCAGCATTGGCGCCAAAACGGACACCAGCACAATGATCTTGTCGCTGGTGCTGAAGGACATGGCCAATCGCTTGAGCGCGGGCGCCCTGATGTCGATGCGGTAGGTGAAGGGGATCCTGGTGTCCACATGGAGCTCCTGCAGCGACGAGGACCTGATGATGATGTTCATGTGGTGGGCGCCGTGGTCCTCCCTGAGTCTGAAGACGCGCAGGCGCGGGCAGCGGAGGACCAGGTCCGTGAGGTTGGCGCGGCAGCCGGTGAGGGAGAGCGTCTCCAGCGCGGGGAACCCCAGCCAGCTGCGGCGCGGGTCGGCGAACACGAGATCCAGGCCTTGAAGCTCCACCGAGATGGCGCGGGGGAGGCGGGGCACCTCCACCTGCACGTACAGGCGCTGCGTGCCCTCCCCCACGGCGAGGCGGAGGTCCACCGGCGAGAGCGCCGCGGCGGCGTGGAGCAGCGGGGGCATGTCGTACTCGCGGACGGAGTGTAGGAGCGCGTCGGGAACGCACATGTCGAGGAGGGTCACCCCCACGGGGCCGGCCGCGGCTTGGACCGAGGCGAGCGCCGCTTGGAGGGAGCGGAGCGCGACGCCGCGGAAGACGAGGTCGGGGAGGCGGGTCCAGAGGCCGCGCCACCGGCGGGAGAGGATGCTGGtgcgcgcggcggcgcgggcgcatCGGAGGCACCCGAGGACCTGGAGAAGCAGATCCTCCGGGAGGGCGCTGATGAGGTCGGCTCCTCCGCCGCCTGGACCCATCTTGGGACggcgtgctcctcctcctcgtcctccgccgccgccggcggctggACCGAGCTTGGTACGGCGTACTACTTCCCCCTTCTCCATGGAAAATCCCCAAAGCCGACCTTTGCTCTCGCCAAAATGTCCTTTCTTCGTACTTCcgtccgttccaaattactcgtcgtaaaAATGAATGtatatagaactaaaatacatctagatacatctatatctaCGACAAATAATTCTAAATGAAGGAAATATTAATAAATACGCACACAACATTAATAGTGCTATTAGAAACAAAATTAATTACATGTCGGTATCAGATAGGATATTAGTTATTCCCTTCATTCAGAACTTGTcagagaaatgaatgtatctagacgtattttaattttAAATACATTCATTTCTATTCACTTTTGCGATAAACAATCCCGGACGGAAAGAGTATATGTTAGTTATGCTACTATTAGTACAGACCTTGATATTTGATATGATGTTAATTGCACACTTAACATTTGATACTAACCTGCATGCATTTGTGAGTACCAAAAACATTATTAATAAAAGAAGATCTAAAATTAGACGAAGAATTGGGGGAAGAGAAGAGATAGGAAAGGAGGTTTGGAAGAATAGGGAGGATTAAGCCATGGTTGTCAGACAAGTTTTTTTGCGAAAATGAGGGTGTTGgatcttattataatgataaaacTAGATTTGAGAGGTCATAACTCTAATTAGTGATGAtttcactattttggaagaggtttcaattgattatgatgagaccaAAATTGTTACTTATGATGACTGTTGATAGCACTTACGCTATAAGTAGTGTAGTGATAATTATTCTTGTGAAACTTATCATAATCATGAATATCATTTCACTAAATTATTTTAATGTAGAATCGATTTGTAGTGTTCAAGTTATATATGCTACTttcactattatgaatgagaaaaATTTGCTTATGcgaagagtaataaaaattctatgcttgtgaatcataaaaagaatgttttatgtgataattatgttgttgaatttattcatgatgctactgaaaattattatgatagaggaataTATGCTTATGGATATCTCAATAATactaagtttcctctctatgtgttgaaacttttgaagttgcacttgttatgccttcctatgctagttaccTTGTTCTTCAATGAATTGTTTTCTTGTAAAATTCCTATGCATCagaagtgggttaggattaaatgcATTTGCTATATTGTTCATgatgtttgctacctcttgagcactgcattggttttcccttgaagaggaaaaggtgatgcagcaaagtagcgtaagtattttcctcagtttttaaaaaccaaggtatcaatccagtaggagactacacgcaagtcgtctcgcacctacacaaacaaataagaaccttgcaacgaacgcgataaaggggttgtcaataccttcatggccacttgcaaaagtgagatctgatagaaataataagataaatatttttggtattttttagatatagattgaaagtaaagattgcaaagtaaaatagattggaaacttatatgatggaaaatagacccgggggccataggtttcactaatggcttctctcaaaatagcataagtattacggtgggtaaaaaaattactgtcaagcaattgatagaaaagtgcataattatgagaatatctaggcatgatcatgtatataggcttcacgtccgcgacaagtagaccggaacgattctacatctactactattactccacacatcgaccgctatccagcatgcatctagagtattaagttcataagaacagagtaacacattaggcaagatgacatgatgtagagggataaactcaagcaatatgatataaaccccatatttttattctcgatggcaacaatacaatacatgccttgttgcccctgctgtcactgggaaaggacaccgcaagattgtgaaggaaatatgccctagaggcaataataaagttattatttatttcctcatatcatgataaatgtttattattcatgctagaattgtattaaccggaaacataatacatgtgtgaatacatagacaaacggagtgtcactagtatgcctctacttgactaactcgttaatcaaagatggttatgtttcctaaccatgaacaaagagttgttatttgattaacggaatcacatcattaggtgaatgatctgattgacatgacccattccattagcttagcacccaatcgtttagtatgttgctattgctttcttcatgaattatacatgtttctatgactatgagattatgcaactcccgtttgccggaggaacactttgtgtgctaccaaacatcacaacgtaaatgggtgattataaaggtactctacaggtgtctccaaaggtacatgttgggttggcgtatttcgagattaggatttgtcattccgattgtcggagaggtatctctgggccctctcggtaatgcacatcacataagccttgcaagcattgcaactaatgagttagttgcgagatgatgtattacggaacgagtaaagatacttgctggtaacgagattgaactaggtattgagatatcgacgatcgaatctcgggcaagtaacatacagatgacaaagggaacaacgtatgttgttatgcggtctgaccgataaagatcttcgtagaatatgtaggagccaatatgagcatccaggttccgctattggttattgaccggagacgtgtctcggtcatgtctacattgttctcaaacccgtagggtccgcacgcttaaggtttcgatgacagttatattatgagtttatgagttttggtgtaccgaagttagttcggagtcccggatgtgatcacgaacatgacgaggagtctcgaaatggtcgagacataaagattgatatattggacgactatattcggacaccggaagtgttccgggtgattttggagaaaaccggagagccggagggttaccggaaccccccgggagaagtaatgggccatatgggccttagtggagagagagagaggggcagccaaaggtgggccgcgcacctcctccccctggtccgaattggactaggagagggggggcggcgcccccctttccttctccctccctacttctttccccctcctagtaggagtcctactcctactaggaggaggactcctccttggcgcgccataggggccggccggcctcctccccttgatcctttatatacgggggcagggggcacccctagacacacaagttgatccacgtgatcatattcttagccgtgtgcggtgcccccttccaccataatcctcgataatattgtagcggtgcttaggcg encodes the following:
- the LOC123106067 gene encoding uncharacterized protein isoform X1 encodes the protein MEKGEVVRRTKLGPAAGGGGGRGGGARRPKMGPGGGGADLISALPEDLLLQVLGCLRCARAAARTSILSRRWRGLWTRLPDLVFRGVALRSLQAALASVQAAAGPVGVTLLDMCVPDALLHSVREYDMPPLLHAAAALSPVDLRLAVGEGTQRLYVQVEVPRLPRAISVELQGLDLVFADPRRSWLGFPALETLSLTGCRANLTDLVLRCPRLRVFRLREDHGAHHMNIIIRSSSLQELHVDTRIPFTYRIDIRAPALKRLAMSFSTSDKIIVLVSVLAPMLETVSWRCTYSTVSARFGLWGLSEVRLQTEENNGHGGQLPPHVNVLSLFVAADDSYEFPEEVSLRTEIEKHMVTHFSVLELRVETWGHVFGAFALHILEMDQISTAIQSLKVILLSSEDDEACPQNCPCEEPSNWRSQTISLTNLEKVEIKGFQGEGHEFDFLKLVFRCAPMLKTMSVRLSDEVTASNDDCCKKIHDVFKMYPFVECNVIVDLSPESTDSSHGGAST
- the LOC123106067 gene encoding putative F-box/FBD/LRR-repeat protein At4g03220 isoform X2: MEKGEVVRRTKLGPAAGGGGGRGGGARRPKMGPGGGGADLISALPEDLLLQVLGCLRCARAAARTSILSRRWRGLWTRLPDLVFRGVALRSLQAALASVQAAAGPVGVTLLDMCVPDALLHSVREYDMPPLLHAAAALSPVDLRLAVGEGTQRLYVQVEVPRLPRAISVELQGLDLVFADPRRSWLGFPALETLSLTGCRANLTDLVLRCPRLRVFRLREDHGAHHMNIIIRSSSLQELHVDTRIPFTYRIDIRAPALKRLAMSFSTSDKIIVLVSVLAPMLETVSWRCTYSTVSARFGLWGLSEDSYEFPEEVSLRTEIEKHMVTHFSVLELRVETWGHVFGAFALHILEMDQISTAIQSLKVILLSSEDDEACPQNCPCEEPSNWRSQTISLTNLEKVEIKGFQGEGHEFDFLKLVFRCAPMLKTMSVRLSDEVTASNDDCCKKIHDVFKMYPFVECNVIVDLSPESTDSSHGGAST